Genomic DNA from Terriglobia bacterium:
GCGCCTTTGGTATGGGAGTGCTCGTGCCGGCCACCACGACTGTGCCGCTGACCGAAGAGGTCGCGAGCTGTCCTTGAAACGTCAGAAAAAGAAACGCAGCCAGCAAACCTGCCATCACGTTTGCCTCCCACCCTGTCCAAGTATAGACACCGGAAACGGGCAGTTTGTTGCCGCGAATTTAAAGTTTCTTTACGTACGTGCCGGAGACTTTATCCGCCCAGGTGAGGTGTTCGGGATCGATCAGCATCCAGAGGAATCCAAGCAAAACGGGCAGAATTGAAATCAGATATCCGAACCCGCGCATGCACGCCTGCTCTGCGTCGAGCGGTTGTTCCTCGTTATTGACGACAATAAGGCCTTGATGCTTCATACCGGGGGTCTGGCTCCCGCTCAACATGAAGAGAAAAAAGTAGACCGCGACCAGCGCGAAGTAACTCAGGACGTATATGCCAAGCACCCGCTTATCCGGCGTGAAATTGTCCGGCATCTCGAAGATTGTTACCGCTATAAAGAGCATATAAACGGCGCCGACAAGCGCGAGATCGATAACGCCTGCGGCGATCCTCGGCAGGATGACGTCACGCTGATATTCCGGAAATGTAAAACCTGGCGAGTGCTCCGCCTCCTCGAAGTCAAATTCGGGCTGGCATTCTTCGATTGAAATGACTGTGCGCTTCGACTTCCGTTCCATGTTTGGCATACTCAGGCTGTGTTGCAGTTCGCCATTGCTATTCTCCTGGTCCTAGGGTCACAACAGGACCAGCTTAATATCGTGGCCGCGGATTCCCAGAGCCGGGACGGGAATATTTCGCACGCGAAAGGGCACGTTGTCGCCACCTACCGCGATATGAAAATCGAGGCCGACGACATGACCTATAACGACGATACCCAGATCGTCGAGGCGGACGGTCACGTTGTTTATACCCACGAACACGAGCACCTGACCGGGGACCACGTTTCAGTCCATGTCGACACCAAGGAAGGCGACTTCACCAACGTCAGCGGCGAATTAGGCCCGGGTTTCTATATCAAAGCCGCTACGGCGCATCGAACGGAGGACGGTATCTTCAGGCTGGAGAAGGCCTCGTTCAGCTCGTGCTGCGACGAGAAACGCCAGGGCTGGCGGATGGATGCCGCGAAGGCCGTGGTGAAGCCGCATGAAGCGATAACCTCCGACGGTTCCGTCTTCCGGCTGGAAAATGTGCCGATCCTCTACATGCCTTATATCAAGATAAGCTCGGATCGCGAGCGGCAGAGCGGATTCCTGATTCCGTCGACTTCTACTTCCACGACGAAAGGCCGCGCCATCCACGAAGGGTTTTATTGGGCGATCAATCGAAGCGCGGACCTCACAATTACCGGGCAATATTTCAGCCTGCGCGGCCCGGCTGCGGGCTTCGCGTTC
This window encodes:
- a CDS encoding RDD family protein encodes the protein MERKSKRTVISIEECQPEFDFEEAEHSPGFTFPEYQRDVILPRIAAGVIDLALVGAVYMLFIAVTIFEMPDNFTPDKRVLGIYVLSYFALVAVYFFLFMLSGSQTPGMKHQGLIVVNNEEQPLDAEQACMRGFGYLISILPVLLGFLWMLIDPEHLTWADKVSGTYVKKL